One window of Mediterraneibacter butyricigenes genomic DNA carries:
- a CDS encoding FAD-dependent oxidoreductase: IAAGKKVAVVGGGNVAMDAARTALRLGAEVHVVYRRSEAELPARVEEVHHAKEEGVIFDLLRNPKEIIVDENGNVKGMKVIKMELGEPDASGRRRPVEIEGSEYEIEVDTVIMSLGTSPNPLISSTTKGLEINKRKCIIAEEETGKTSKEGVYAGGDAVTGAATVILAMGAGKAGAKGIDEFLKNK; encoded by the coding sequence ATCGCAGCAGGTAAGAAGGTTGCTGTTGTCGGTGGTGGTAACGTGGCAATGGATGCTGCAAGAACCGCACTTCGTCTCGGCGCAGAGGTTCATGTTGTTTACCGTCGTAGTGAGGCAGAACTTCCGGCCCGTGTGGAAGAAGTTCATCATGCAAAAGAAGAAGGCGTAATCTTTGATCTTCTGAGAAATCCGAAGGAAATCATCGTAGATGAAAACGGAAACGTAAAAGGCATGAAAGTCATCAAGATGGAACTTGGTGAGCCGGATGCATCCGGAAGAAGACGTCCGGTAGAGATCGAAGGATCTGAGTATGAGATTGAAGTAGATACCGTAATCATGTCTCTTGGTACTTCTCCGAACCCGTTGATTTCTTCTACCACAAAAGGTCTTGAGATCAACAAGAGAAAATGTATCATTGCAGAAGAAGAAACCGGAAAGACATCCAAAGAAGGCGTATATGCCGGTGGTGATGCCGTGACAGGTGCAGCAACTGTTATTCTTGCTATGGGTGCAGGAAAAGCAGGCGCAAAGGGAATTGATGAATTCCTGAAAAATAAATAA